In Tribolium castaneum strain GA2 chromosome 8, icTriCast1.1, whole genome shotgun sequence, the genomic window ATCTTAACTTCACTATCAGAAATAAgttcctcaattttttttcgaactgAAGGTTCCGCAAACAGCTCCCTCAGATTTTCTACATGACCTGTTTCAACCCAGAAAGAGGAATATTTGAGCGACCCGGTTGTATAAACGCCTTCCAAAAGTTTCAAGACTGACCAGCtactgaatattttcaatGGGCTATTAGATACCATATATCCGTCATACCATTTCGTAATTGTTTCGAATGTTACTTTCCCACAAGCAGCTTTAACTTCTGGAAGCTCAAGTAGCTGCTTTACCTCCTCATCCGTAAATCCTAAGTACGGTGCGTATCGAAAATCACTTAGGAACGGATAATGTGTTATAACTCTTGCTGCATCCCCTGAGAAGGCTCCGGCCAACCGAACACaagcaaaaattaatgagCGTTCTATGAAATCATTGAATTTCAGCGTAGTAGCCAtgaaatcttttaaaaaatcatgaatTAATCGAATGTCATCTTTATTCGGAAAAGACCTAAATACCAGGCCTACCGCAGGAGCATCGTACTCATCGATGAGTATGAAAACATTTTCCTCATAATGTGTATATAAAActttcgataaaaattttaagctaTCTTCCAAATCAGCTTCACTTAACATGATGCATTTTTCactattgcaaaatttttcaaatcttgCTATACTTAAGTTAGAAATGTGTAACTTGTCACTTGCCCAAGCTAAGGTACCATCATCAGTCGTCTTCATCAGGTGTGAATGTTCTTCGAATGCACGATTTATAGCCAACGCCAATTTGTGCTTAACTTCAGCAAAACTGCTACCACGAACACTCCCGAGATCAATATGTATCACAGGATGAGATCTGCagtgctttgaaaaaaattgtgtttcttCAGTACAAATCTTTAAGTTCTTAAATAAATCGGTTTTTCCTAGTAGGAACTGCTTCAACATATCCATGAGGGTAGTTTTTCCAAAAGATCTAGGCGCCGTTAGTAGTACTATTTTCCTAGCATCACTTAAAACACATTTGATAAACAGGGTCTTGTCCACAAACGTAACTGTCTTTTTGATTGTGGGGAATTTATGACTTTCCAGTTCGCACAGCGCCTTTTTTGAATcctaaaaacagaaaaaaattacaactcgtTACTAAATGCATTAGCatagttgttataaataaagtgattaggattatttttgtggtttttaaattgaaagtttttgaaaattatattatatgtacttattattactaataataaattattgccaCCGTTAATTTCTAATACAGGAGAGTTTTACTAATGATTGTGAATTCCACCAATAAACCTGACTGACTAAATATATTTCTTACCCTCACCTTAGAATCCTTTAGAGAAGAACTCTTGttcatttttgctttggtTCGGCTACAATCTGTAATACAAATAAgcatataaataattaagtctTTTGTCAATGAGAGCAGTACACAAAagaaaagtatagaaaaaccTCAACAGCAGCCTATTAAAGTGTTGTATTTtgttgtgaaataaacaactGTATTATTGTAAAGTGGAATTTTTTACTCGTCCTCTGAAGTTCCCCACACCCTAAAAGATAATGAAACAAAAAGGAACAAGCAAGGTCATTGCGTATCAATCTTTTACTCGCCAATTAAATTGCACAGATGGAAAGACATCGCGCAGACCACTAGAAACAAACTGGTTGATACTAACTATGAAGTAAAACTTCCATCACGAGTGTTATTattgctaattttttaattcaacaagattaaattaataatcaaattaagattttttttcagatttgcttgtaaattttaatttttaaacctcGATAAACTTATAAATTGTGcaaaaagtactttttttttcacatttaaaTACCTGTTTGAATTACGATTTGTTTAATTGCTATTTCTTACATTGCTTGCAACAATAaggttttatattaatttacacaataaaccatatatttgtttattataatccGAGTAGTATGAAATAAACTGcacaataattctttttttctatatcaacatttttttaaattacagaaATATTCACTACTATGTTGGAAAATACAACGTTCAGTATCTAACgagtaatacaaaaatttctacaataaattaaaaaatgaccagtactagagaaaacaaaattgtagcAGAATATTATACACCATTAAAAACAAGACAACCATCTGAACTccagcaatttaaaaatagttacaaATCTTTTACTCaagataaaaaactaaatataccaaaaaatatcaatgaaGTAACTCAAATGAGAAATCGTAACTTTGCTATCGAATATCTCAATTCgactgtaaataaaaaactaacaaagacagaattttgcaaatctaAAAGTATTTCCAGAAATTCCCTCAATATGGGGCTAAATTCAGTTGGCATAAAGATTGCATGTAAAACGAGAACAAATGAGAACAAACGGGAACAATCCGGAACAAAAGAGAACAAATCGGAACAATTGGGAACAAAAGAgagaaaaagcaaaacaaaaaataaaaaaatattcgataaTGTAGAACACAAAGCAGGTAGGCGTAAACATATAAGTTTAGATGAAGAAGCagataaattaattagtaaatctTCAGAAACTTTTCAGTCATAAATGGACAAACTAGTTTCATACATTCCCAACGATGagaaagaaaaatggaaaaaagatttaaaacctATTATTACTGAAATAGACAGATTAGAAGATGGAGCAAAAATAGTTGGTTTCAAACAAGAAGTTGTAGATAAATATATTGCAAGAAAAG contains:
- the LOC100141658 gene encoding uncharacterized protein LOC100141658 isoform X1; protein product: MFACARLIAPAARSALISNSKVYLWPLSTALSQNPSLVQSPVVQQHKQATLLPAVRSFQTTPVSRDIDSADKFIGAGAATVGVAGSDCSRTKAKMNKSSSLKDSKDSKKALCELESHKFPTIKKTVTFVDKTLFIKCVLSDARKIVLLTAPRSFGKTTLMDMLKQFLLGKTDLFKNLKICTEETQFFSKHCRSHPVIHIDLGSVRGSSFAEVKHKLALAINRAFEEHSHLMKTTDDGTLAWASDKLHISNLSIARFEKFCNSEKCIMLSEADLEDSLKFLSKVLYTHYEENVFILIDEYDAPAVGLVFRSFPNKDDIRLIHDFLKDFMATTLKFNDFIERSLIFACVRLAGAFSGDAARVITHYPFLSDFRYAPYLGFTDEEVKQLLELPEVKAACGKVTFETITKWYDGYMVSNSPLKIFSSWSVLKLLEGVYTTGSLKYSSFWVETGHVENLRELFAEPSVRKKIEELISDSEVKIRRVPSVSVQHLKRLQQLISLEFDEISKDNVELFLQFLADSGYFNILLSVDKKTDKIETNTEYERGADSTFSVLKIPNFEIKQHLSNLCYSETLAVISEFHLRTTSIKNYISALKLVLESTSEKAFVDLANAVLVLLSESQGIMNEKELHHILYTLVYDSRYFEIRSEVQIKKKRKGPGIANTLDMVITSKDVGIIFEYKMNSKSADEALKQIFKKEYYTIFDEPDYKYISKKIYAGLTFERKEKKVLITYQVGTEGISKSVSSDTKL
- the LOC100141658 gene encoding uncharacterized protein LOC100141658 isoform X2, with translation MNKSSSLKDSKDSKKALCELESHKFPTIKKTVTFVDKTLFIKCVLSDARKIVLLTAPRSFGKTTLMDMLKQFLLGKTDLFKNLKICTEETQFFSKHCRSHPVIHIDLGSVRGSSFAEVKHKLALAINRAFEEHSHLMKTTDDGTLAWASDKLHISNLSIARFEKFCNSEKCIMLSEADLEDSLKFLSKVLYTHYEENVFILIDEYDAPAVGLVFRSFPNKDDIRLIHDFLKDFMATTLKFNDFIERSLIFACVRLAGAFSGDAARVITHYPFLSDFRYAPYLGFTDEEVKQLLELPEVKAACGKVTFETITKWYDGYMVSNSPLKIFSSWSVLKLLEGVYTTGSLKYSSFWVETGHVENLRELFAEPSVRKKIEELISDSEVKIRRVPSVSVQHLKRLQQLISLEFDEISKDNVELFLQFLADSGYFNILLSVDKKTDKIETNTEYERGADSTFSVLKIPNFEIKQHLSNLCYSETLAVISEFHLRTTSIKNYISALKLVLESTSEKAFVDLANAVLVLLSESQGIMNEKELHHILYTLVYDSRYFEIRSEVQIKKKRKGPGIANTLDMVITSKDVGIIFEYKMNSKSADEALKQIFKKEYYTIFDEPDYKYISKKIYAGLTFERKEKKVLITYQVGTEGISKSVSSDTKL